The nucleotide window CCGCACCAGAACTGACGGGTCATCACCAAATTTCCGCGTCTCCATTGACTTCTCACCCGACCCACCCGTCAATGGCCCCCTGTCGGCGCAGAAGAGCCGCTGCGCACGCATCCCTCAGGAGGGGCTTCCCATGGGTACTAGGGATACAAGGGACACCAGGGGTACGGGGAGGCCGCCACCGGCCGCCCGAAGACGGCGTATCGCCGCGCTGCTCGGCGCGACCGCGCTCGCGGTCACCGCGGGCGGCACGCTGGCCGCCCCGGCCGGCGCCGCCTCCGCCCAGTCCACCGACGTGGACTTCGCGACGCACTGTGTCCCGCCGCCCATCGCGGGCCTCCCCGCGATCGACGGCACCACCACCGCGAACATCGCCGTGAGCGACACGACGCCCCAGGTCGGCGACACGGTCACCGTCACCTACACCGTGGTCAAACCGGCCGCGAGCAACCCCACCGACCTCGCCCTGCCGGCCGACATCATGACCCCCACCGGCAAGGTCGCCCTCGGCGGCGCGCAGACCGGTGACGTCACGGTCGCGGGCCCGAAGAAGAACGACCCGGTGCCGGGCCGCGGCGCCTTCCCGTCGTTCTCGATGACCGGCACCTTCACGGTCACCCAGCCGGGCACGATCACCCTGTCGCCCGGCGACTACAACATCCACACCAGCTACATCCTGGAGCTGGACACCCCCTGCACGGTGACCAACCCGCCCGCCCCGGTGTCGGAGAGCGTCACCGCGACGGAGGTCGGTCAGCCCAACACCCGTGCCATCGAGCTGGGTTCGGCCTCCGGCGCCCCCGGTGACGCCGTCACCGTCACGGGCAGCGACTTCACGCCGGGCGCCACCGTCACCCTGGCCGGCCGGGCCGGGGACACCCAGACCGCTGACACGGCGACCGTGACCGCCGACGGCTCGGGCGCCTTCAGTGGCTCGCTCGTCGTCAACGACCGCACGACGACCGGTGTCGTCGCGTACGAGGGGAGCGCGTGGAGCGCGGAGAAGGGCGCCGGTCCCGCCGTGTACGTCGTCGTCGACGACACCCCGGTCCCGGAGGGGAGCCAGAAGATCACCACCACCGTGCGCGCGGGCACCCTCTCCATGACCCAGACCGGGGACACCGTCCAGCTGTCACCGGTCGAGTACGGCAAGGGCGGGGCGTCGACCGGCGACCTGCGGACGGTGACCGTCAAGGACTTCCGCGGCGGCCCCGCGGGCTGGTCCCTGACCGGCAAGGTCACCGACTTCACCGGTCCAGGCGCCAAGATCGACGCCGGGAAGCTCAGTTGGACCCCGGCGTGCGTCACCCAGGCGGGCAGCCCGAGCACCTGCCGGGCCGGTTCCGCCGGCACGGTCGGCACCTCGGGGGCGACCCTCGCGTCCACCCCCGACGCCACGCTCACCGGCGGCGAGTTCACCGTCGACGCCAAGCTCTCCCTGGACGTACCGGCGTTCACGCCCGTGGGCTCGTACTCCGGCGTCCTCACCCTCACGCTCACGTGACCGTACGGGCGCCCGTCCCCGACGGGTCCGCACCCGCCCGTCCGTCCTCGCTCACGTGGGGGTCCGCACCCATGCGCAAGCTGTACGTCCTGCTGCTCTGCCTCTTCTTCACGGCCGCCGCCGGCCCCGCGTACGCCGCCGACAACGGCAGCTGGTCCGTGTACCCGATCTCCTCGCAGATCTCCACGCGCCCGTACTTCGTCCTCACCGCCGACCCCGGGCAGACCGTCGAGGACAAGGTGGTCGTCGCCAACAAGACGGGGAAGCCGCTGACCTTCCGGCTGTACGCGGCCGATGCCTACAACACCGCGCGTGACGGCGGTTTCGCCGTGCGGACGCTGAAGGAGCGGATGCGGGGCGTGGGGGCGTGGGCGAAGCCCGCGAAGTCCCGGGTGACCGTGCCCGCCCACGGCAGGGTCACCGTTCCCGTCACGATCCGGGTGCCCGAGGACGCCGAACCGGGCGACCATCCGGGCGCGCTGGTGGCGCTGGACGAGCGGGTCGACCGCGGCGAGGGCTCGGTGGCGCTCGGCG belongs to Streptomyces graminofaciens and includes:
- a CDS encoding beta-xylosidase, giving the protein MGTRDTRDTRGTGRPPPAARRRRIAALLGATALAVTAGGTLAAPAGAASAQSTDVDFATHCVPPPIAGLPAIDGTTTANIAVSDTTPQVGDTVTVTYTVVKPAASNPTDLALPADIMTPTGKVALGGAQTGDVTVAGPKKNDPVPGRGAFPSFSMTGTFTVTQPGTITLSPGDYNIHTSYILELDTPCTVTNPPAPVSESVTATEVGQPNTRAIELGSASGAPGDAVTVTGSDFTPGATVTLAGRAGDTQTADTATVTADGSGAFSGSLVVNDRTTTGVVAYEGSAWSAEKGAGPAVYVVVDDTPVPEGSQKITTTVRAGTLSMTQTGDTVQLSPVEYGKGGASTGDLRTVTVKDFRGGPAGWSLTGKVTDFTGPGAKIDAGKLSWTPACVTQAGSPSTCRAGSAGTVGTSGATLASTPDATLTGGEFTVDAKLSLDVPAFTPVGSYSGVLTLTLT